In the Theobroma cacao cultivar B97-61/B2 chromosome 1, Criollo_cocoa_genome_V2, whole genome shotgun sequence genome, one interval contains:
- the LOC18613885 gene encoding metal tolerance protein 1, with translation MDLQNPQHRQFVEISVDAADEERSVGGSKICGETTCGFSDAGTNSKDAEERSASMRKLFIAVALCIIFMSVEVVGGIKANSLAILTDAAHLLSDVAAFAISLFSLWAAGWEATPRQSYGFFRIEILGALVSIQMIWLLAGILVYEAIVRLINNTGEVNGFLMFLVATFGLVVNIIMALLLGHDHGHSHGDHGHGIGHSHGVSITTHHHHEGHSTGEHHHHHHEEHSKTEHHLQSDDAEHTTNEHHHAHEDQSEPLLNKPKGRNINVQGAYLHVLGDSIQSIGVMIGGAIIWYKPKWKIVDLICTLVFSVVVLGTTIKMLRSILEVLMESTPREIDATKLERGLLEMGNVVAIHELHIWAITVGKVLLACHVKIRPEADADMVLDNVIEYIRREYNISHVTIQVER, from the coding sequence ATGGATTTGCAAAATCCTCAGCACAGGCAATTTGTTGAAATAAGCGTGGATGCTGCTGATGAGGAAAGGAGTGTTGGAGGGAGTAAGATTTGTGGGGAAACAACTTGTGGATTTTCGGATGCTGGTACTAACTCTAAAGATGCTGAAGAGCGATCAGCATCCATGCGCAAGCTCTTCATTGCGGTGGCACTTTGCATCATCTTCATGAGTGTAGAAGTAGTAGGTGGCATCAAAGCCAATAGTCTAGCTATATTAACTGATGCAGCACATTTGCTGTCAGATGTTGCAGCTTTTGCCATCTCCTTGTTCTCATTATGGGCTGCTGGCTGGGAAGCCACTCCCCGTCAATCTTATGGATTTTTTAGGATTGAGATTCTCGGGGCCTTAGTCTCCATCCAGATGATATGGTTGCTTGCAGGAATTTTAGTATATGAAGCCATTGTTAGACTCATTAATAACACAGGTGAGGTGAATGGGTTTCTAATGTTCCTTGTTGCTACTTTCGGACTAGTGGTTAATATCATCATGGCTCTCTTATTGGGCCATGACCATGGCCATAGCCACGGTGATCACGGTCATGGTATTGGTCACAGTCATGGAGTGAGCATTACCACACACCATCATCATGAGGGACACTCCACAGGAGAAcaccaccaccatcatcatGAGGAGCACTCCAAGACTGAGCACCACCTTCAAAGTGACGATGCAGAGCATACCACAAATGAGCACCACCATGCTCATGAAGATCAGTCAGAGCCGCTGCTCAATAAACCAAAAGGAAGGAATATAAATGTCCAGGGTGCTTATCTTCATGTACTGGGGGATTCTATTCAAAGTATTGGAGTGATGATTGGGGGTGCAATCATATGGTATAAGCCCAAATGGAAAATAGTTGATCTGATTTGCACACTAGTATTTTCGGTTGTTGTTTTGGGGACTACGATAAAAATGTTGCGGAGCATACTTGAAGTGCTGATGGAGAGTACACCAAGAGAGATTGATGCAACAAAGCTGGAAAGGGGGCTGTTGGAGATGGGGAATGTGGTGGCCATTCACGAGCTGCATATATGGGCCATTACTGTGGGGAAGGTCCTGTTGGCTTGCCATGTTAAAATCAGGCCAGAAGCAGATGCAGACATGGTTTTAGACAATGTAATAGAGTACATCAGAAGGGAGTATAATATCAGTCATGTTACGATACAGGTAGAGCGTTAA